The Paenibacillus polymyxa M1 DNA segment CAGATGATGACTGCTGCACAAAAGAATCAATAATCATTTCAAACCGTTTAAGTATATCATTCACGTCTAAATGGTACCGATTAGCAGCAAGTATTAAGTTCAACAGTTTAGTAACCATTTCATTATCGACCTTTGAGGCAGCAATGTATTCTACATAATCCGAAAGTACACTTATATCCCCAGACAGGAGTGTATTAACATAAATATTGCATTCTGCCCAGTTTTGGAACAAGCCAATCCAGTGTTGGGTGGTCTCGTCCGTCTCTTCGACCCAACCTAAATCAGTGTAGGCATATGTATATTGTAGAGCTTGTTGATAATCGCCTTGGGCTTCACATACACTTGCACACAACAAGTCAGCATAGGAAATATATACAAACAACGGGCGACTTAGCTTATTGACAGACTCATCCCGCTCTCGACTCCGTTGTTCATGTTTCATTGAATATTGGATTTCTGCCTTGGCTCTAATTTTCCTCGCCATTTCGTCAACCTTGTCCCATTTACGCAAAGACCTGTACACGTTAGCCAAATCCTTAAATGCATCAAGTTGATCTATTTCGTCCAGACGTTCGACAAAAACCTCAAATACCGTTGCCGCTCTAAGATTTTGTCTTTGATCGTCTCCAACTTGAATCGTGAATATACGATATTGACAAACTGCCAAACGCTCAGAATGTTGATATTTCTCCGCTTCAGCTACCCCCTCATAGAGCAGCAATGCAGCCGCATGTCTTCCCTGCTCCAGCAATCCTTCTGCAATTTCGAATAGCTTGGGTGAATACAGTAGATTGTCCATGATGGCTCCCACCACTCGACGGATTGCATCCAACTTGTCCAACTCCGCACAGCGAAATATAAATGGCTCGATTCGCCTCATATTTGGAGGATGGTCGATGATGTAGTTTTCTACGAACAAGTCGTAAAAATGGCCTTCTGGCAAACCCATAGCCTCAGTAATTCGATCCAGTTGTTTAATAGACAAAGGCTTATTTCCTGTCACGATAGCACTTACTGCTCCCCTATTCATATCCGCAATATGACCAAATTGTGAAAAGCTCAACCCCTCTTGTTGTAGGAATCTGTCTAATTCTGCTCGAATCGTAGGTGTATGTTCCATGCCATAGCCACCCCTCGCATAAAAATTCCAGTATTTTATAACCTTTTACTATTTTTGCCCAGCAATTAACCAATTGTCAATATCTTTTTGCGAATCGTGTGGAAAGGCTACGTTTGTCATAAGGGTACTCCTGTAAACAAAAAAACACCCCACCGGCGTTAAGCCAGCAGGGTGCTTCGTATTTCCAAACGTTTGTGATTATTCGGCAGCAATAGGTGGTTGGGTAGCGGGAAAAGCAGTTTGCTCCTTCGTAGAAGCTGTAGGTACTTTATTATCTCCCACAGCTTGGTTTACCAATTCGCTAACTTTAGCTGCAAAAGCCGAAACAGCCGCTTTAGCCACATCTTCAGGTGGCTGTAATTCAGAATCAACGCGCTTGGTTTTACCAGGGTTAAAACGTTCCCAAGCCAATTGCACAGCCGATTCAATTTCATCCGAACCCACCTTTATTCCTAGCGCTCCCAACTTATCTGCAAGGTATTTAGTTGCCCCATGGAATTTAGCAGCTCCTTGGCCTGCAAATTTGGTTTCGGCATAAGCATAGGCATCATGTGCCAGTTGCTCAATTCGCTTGCGCTGCTCTGCTGTAAAACGAGCCTCATAGAGTGGCTTTAGCTTTCTGTATAGCGCCGTGCCAAGGGTCAGGGCTCCGATTGTAACCAAGCCGATAGCAGACAGTGCAATGGTTGTAATGTATTGTTCTATCATAATAATTACTTATCCCCCTTGAGAATGTTTTTACGTAGACGATTAAGAGCAACAGCAACTTCTTCCCGAGTAATTGGCGCACCTGGACGGGTTCCATCAAAATACCCGTTTTGGGTCATTTCCTTCCACGCATCGGCTGCCCATGGGCTAACTTTGTTAATGTCTCTTTGTTGTTTTGACACTGTTTTTTCCTCCTTTTTTATTCCCTTGATCCAATTACGTAACTCATCCACTGTTCCGTTGTACTCGTTAAGGTCCACTGGTCCGCCAATGCCATTGACCCGCATTCTCCCGTTCGGCAGCGTTCCGCCTGCGGAACCATCGGAATACTGCCAAAAGTCCCAACGTGTCCAACCGGACGCATCTGGTGGTACTTGTGTAGCGCTGTACCTTGCAATCCATAATGGATAACTGGACAGCCCCGAAAAATTGCCTATGAATGACGGATACGTATAAACAATCGGACGCACTCCAGTAAGCCGCTCAACCTCCTGTAAAAACGCCTTGGCTACAGCTGTAATCGCCGTTTTGCTAAGGTTGGACTTATTGGACTCGTAGTCCATCACGGGCGGCAGGTCAAACGTGGACGCGCCTCCAGCGTCCTTTATTGCCTTTGCAAAGTTTTCCGCCTCTCGTCGGGCCAGCTCTGGCGTAGTGGCAGAGTCGTCAATGTAGTGATAAGCCCCGATAAGCAGGCCAGCCGCCTTCGCATCTTTTACAAACTGCAAAAATGTTTTTGAACGGAACGAGCGTCCCTGTGTAGCTTTAATGAAAACAAAACTGATCCCGTCTGCAGCAACCTTTTTAAAATCAATGCTGCCCTGATGATGAGATACGTCAATCCCTTGTGCATTACGTCTATTTCGTTGTTGCATCTGTTTCATCTCCCTTGTCTTTCAACTGCCGCAAGAAACTTTTAAGCTTGAACGGCAATGGGATTCCCAATGCCCCAAGATTCTCGGCCAGTGACAGCCCTTCACGACCGGCGTAAAAATAAATCGCTGCGATCCTAAAAATAGGCGCATCTGGTTGTAACCAATCATCAATTTGTGCAGATAAACCCACCACCATTAAAACAGTAGCCTTACGGATTCCTCCCCAAAACATCACATTACTGTCCGCTTTCTTATTTTTAAAAGCTGCGATAACTCCGAAAATATAATCTGCCACCATCATATAAAACAGCACCTTCAGCGGCTTGTCCCACCCACCCAAAAATGTAACAATCAGACCAGTCAGCGCCGTAACTCCCCCTGCCGCCGCCTCCTTCTCCGATGCCCCAACCATTGCGGTCCATACGGTGCTGCCAAACATTTTTATTTGGCTCACTACCTTTTCCCCCTTAAAAAATAAAGCCCCCGACCACTCCGAGGGCATAATAATAGCGCATCCGATTGGATACGCCGCTTACGCTTCTTGTTCTGTTGGTTGTTCTACCGCCCGCGTAGTTGCCGGAGTTGCCTGTGAAGGCTCAGTAATGCCCAAGTCAGCTTTAACCAAGTCTCGCAAAGCTACTGGCACGTCCTCAATTTCACGACGGCCAGCAAGGATAAGATGTACAAGTGTAGTTGCAAAAGCTTTTTTAATCTGTTCATTCATGATTTTTTCACCTCCCCTCATGAGCTGTATGAGAATAAAAAATAGAATCCGCTCCCGGATTCTATTTAGCATCGGTCTGTGACATAACGAGTTGGATAAGACCGGCTATGGATTCTTTGTTGTCCAGATCTGCCTGTTTCAATGCAGCGTTCTCGACTTCAGCCTTCTCTAACCGGGCTTTAAGTTTGTCCAATTCGCTTGGCGTATCAACTTCTTGAGATACGGGCACGTCTTCAAGGACAAACAACTTCTTATCGTCAGTATAGCGGACTCGTTTGCCCGCTGGAGTATTCCACACAACCTCAGGCAGCTCGTCTACCTGTACGTACTTATACGGAATATCGTCAACAGATTCAATATACTCATTCCAGCCCCATACAACACCGTTGTCATGAAAAAATACGACTTTAATCATGGTGTCACCTCGTCGTAGCATACCTGAATATTACGAATGCTTCCCTTAATTGTATATGCGCCTGCGCCTCCTGAACCATAATTAGCTGCATAAATATAGAAGGCGATATATACTGGACCAAGAGATGTTACACGCATAACACCTTCACTACCAAACCAAGAATTTAGTCCAGGCTTCAATGCCGAAGAGATTGTGTTACCAGGCGAATTAGATCCATGACTATCTCTGGTGGTACCTAGCCCATCTCTATAATTAAAAAGAGTTTTCTGAACCGCATACTCTACCCATTCACTATCATCGCCAGCACTCCATGTATTGGACCCATGAGCAGACGCTGAGATACCCCAGTTACTGTTAGCATCAGTAGGTGCAGTACCAGAAACTAATTCTACAAGGCCTTCCCAATAAATGCGAAGCTCACCCAGCGCCTTAGGTATAAATTTAAATACCAACATAGTAGGCGACAGATTAGAAGAACCACCACCAGATGCAACCTGCTGCGCATATGTCGTGGCCTGAGAAAGTCTTACATTATTACTTGCTACTAAAACCATATTGCCACCTCCGTTTGTTCTCCAGTCTGTCCACGTTCCGGCTGCTGTTCTAATGCGATTAAAAATACCGCCTGTTTCATCAACATACCTTTGTACAAAAACCGAATCTTGTCCTACTATAACTGAAGAAACAAAAAGCACACCCTTAGTATTTGCTCCCGGTGGACTGTGATCCGAGACAGGGTTTAAAGTAGCAACATCAATCCTGTGTGCTCCCGGCAGAACTATAAAGTTCCAGTCGACTGAAAAGGGTTTACCCCGATCGACAAATGA contains these protein-coding regions:
- a CDS encoding helix-turn-helix transcriptional regulator — encoded protein: MEHTPTIRAELDRFLQQEGLSFSQFGHIADMNRGAVSAIVTGNKPLSIKQLDRITEAMGLPEGHFYDLFVENYIIDHPPNMRRIEPFIFRCAELDKLDAIRRVVGAIMDNLLYSPKLFEIAEGLLEQGRHAAALLLYEGVAEAEKYQHSERLAVCQYRIFTIQVGDDQRQNLRAATVFEVFVERLDEIDQLDAFKDLANVYRSLRKWDKVDEMARKIRAKAEIQYSMKHEQRSRERDESVNKLSRPLFVYISYADLLCASVCEAQGDYQQALQYTYAYTDLGWVEETDETTQHWIGLFQNWAECNIYVNTLLSGDISVLSDYVEYIAASKVDNEMVTKLLNLILAANRYHLDVNDILKRFEMIIDSFVQQSSSDMYTKQVIPEQYARLSYELAYYHLHRGTYDDGFKYLMYSMVSYHTLNNESYYINCIGLFEHFRTHAVPETMQKLSKFIEKVWLDNVKENGTANHCG
- a CDS encoding phage holin, LLH family; the protein is MIEQYITTIALSAIGLVTIGALTLGTALYRKLKPLYEARFTAEQRKRIEQLAHDAYAYAETKFAGQGAAKFHGATKYLADKLGALGIKVGSDEIESAVQLAWERFNPGKTKRVDSELQPPEDVAKAAVSAFAAKVSELVNQAVGDNKVPTASTKEQTAFPATQPPIAAE
- a CDS encoding glycoside hydrolase family 25 protein — protein: MQQRNRRNAQGIDVSHHQGSIDFKKVAADGISFVFIKATQGRSFRSKTFLQFVKDAKAAGLLIGAYHYIDDSATTPELARREAENFAKAIKDAGGASTFDLPPVMDYESNKSNLSKTAITAVAKAFLQEVERLTGVRPIVYTYPSFIGNFSGLSSYPLWIARYSATQVPPDASGWTRWDFWQYSDGSAGGTLPNGRMRVNGIGGPVDLNEYNGTVDELRNWIKGIKKEEKTVSKQQRDINKVSPWAADAWKEMTQNGYFDGTRPGAPITREEVAVALNRLRKNILKGDK
- a CDS encoding phage holin family protein, which translates into the protein MSQIKMFGSTVWTAMVGASEKEAAAGGVTALTGLIVTFLGGWDKPLKVLFYMMVADYIFGVIAAFKNKKADSNVMFWGGIRKATVLMVVGLSAQIDDWLQPDAPIFRIAAIYFYAGREGLSLAENLGALGIPLPFKLKSFLRQLKDKGDETDATTK
- a CDS encoding CD1375 family protein, which encodes MNEQIKKAFATTLVHLILAGRREIEDVPVALRDLVKADLGITEPSQATPATTRAVEQPTEQEA